A window of the Tunturibacter empetritectus genome harbors these coding sequences:
- a CDS encoding TonB-dependent receptor, with product MHTDLDQRQPALASKLLVLFLCLLFLPVLSLRAQTDTGRVTGIVTDPSGAVVPGTTLKLTNTDTGIALTVTAGSDGNFTFSAVPRGNYRVEASHAGFQTIDQTFALQVSQVQTVEFKLPIGSSSQTVEVTDAAPVVNLSTSSTGAVIEGKQVTDLPLNGRNFTSLANLIPGVTRGAFNSDASGRNGNVETFRYSDSGGGALSANGLRQQSNNFILDGVDNNESLVNSIVFFTPPEAIQEFRVTTSVAPAEFGRAGGAILQNSVKSGTNSIHGSAFGYFRDQIFDANPLFFNPGTPAPAFQRKQFGFAAGGPLWKDKIFLFGDYQALRQKQPKDTGFYTVPTALMRQGNFSELLGQNVTSDPGTFSSATGCPAPAANATAVVGAIYDPTTCQPFTGNIIPQNRINSAGLKYLNAFDAPTRAGILNNYFAVRKAIQNFNDFDARLDYHVTQRDSVFARYSYGQDNLDVNSLFTKLPAGFASGGNVNHPRGGAAGYTHIFTSNLVNEFRFGYIRPEFAYVNPDQGTPISANLGIVNANRTPLLGGGALIGGNNSQIEYTGDGGPYSVPEKTFQYLDSVTYNRGRHTLKGGANVIRREVDFFQGNDSKGYFILGGVNFPGTGRFTGYEASEVLAGFSDYEIGAASTFFKTFNYETGYFVQDDWKVNRRLTLNLGVRYDFYTYPYEQNNNQANYDFATASLQVAGVNGNSRSLINTDKNNFAPRIGFAYDLYGNGKTSLRGGYGIFYFLDRGGVGNQLSNQPGFNGISQYTATNGYRITFTGQSPTIPNNAATATAALPLPAFGPGAISSIDLSNASVIAVPKNNQNGAVTQYNLQIQQQLDHATSLNIAYVGNKTDHLMTWYNANAPVLDGTTKGLYPNRGTITEGLAGGSSKYDGLQVYLDRHVGSSFLATVAYTWSHSRDNSNGAFSSGAGASASGRIFITQQGVDLPANYGNSDQDQRNVFVASAVYSLPVGRGKMFGSNMNRALDEAIGGWQLNTIVTLDSGTPIDFSTNGSGGTIDNRPDFISFSKVHRQLVGGSTNSNNRTFFTGEFALPPINSSGIFTRPGTLQRNAFSGPGYKTVDLGLFKGFRITERVNAEFRAQAYNLFNTPQFGNPDTNIHDGANIPGSTTIFTTGPNTSGADNGFGSINSIRLNTERQLELAAHINF from the coding sequence ATGCACACGGATCTCGATCAACGTCAGCCGGCCCTCGCCAGCAAGCTACTGGTTTTATTCCTTTGTCTGCTTTTCTTGCCAGTCCTAAGCCTGAGAGCTCAGACAGACACCGGTCGAGTCACCGGTATCGTCACAGATCCTTCCGGTGCCGTTGTCCCAGGTACCACTCTCAAGCTCACCAACACTGACACTGGCATTGCTCTCACGGTCACTGCAGGGAGCGACGGCAACTTCACGTTCTCCGCCGTCCCTCGCGGCAACTATCGCGTCGAAGCCAGCCATGCCGGATTTCAGACCATCGATCAGACCTTCGCTCTCCAGGTCTCTCAGGTCCAAACCGTCGAGTTCAAGCTACCCATCGGCTCCTCCAGCCAGACTGTCGAAGTTACCGATGCCGCACCGGTCGTCAATCTGTCCACCTCGTCCACCGGAGCGGTCATTGAAGGCAAGCAGGTCACCGATCTCCCTCTCAACGGCCGCAACTTTACCAGCCTCGCCAATCTGATCCCCGGGGTAACCCGTGGCGCCTTCAACTCCGACGCCAGCGGGCGCAACGGCAACGTCGAGACCTTCCGCTACTCAGACTCCGGCGGTGGCGCTCTCTCGGCCAACGGACTCCGGCAGCAGTCCAATAACTTCATCCTTGATGGCGTCGACAACAACGAATCCCTCGTCAACTCCATCGTCTTCTTCACGCCGCCCGAAGCCATCCAGGAGTTCCGCGTCACCACCTCCGTCGCCCCCGCCGAATTTGGTCGCGCCGGGGGAGCCATTCTCCAGAACTCCGTCAAATCCGGAACTAACAGCATCCACGGCTCGGCCTTCGGCTACTTCCGCGACCAGATCTTCGATGCCAACCCCCTCTTCTTCAATCCCGGCACCCCGGCACCAGCCTTTCAGCGCAAACAGTTCGGCTTCGCCGCAGGCGGACCCCTCTGGAAAGATAAGATCTTCCTCTTCGGCGACTACCAGGCTCTTCGTCAGAAGCAGCCAAAGGACACCGGCTTCTACACCGTTCCCACTGCGCTGATGCGTCAGGGTAACTTCTCCGAGCTGCTCGGGCAAAACGTCACCAGCGATCCGGGAACCTTCTCTTCGGCAACCGGCTGCCCCGCACCCGCTGCAAACGCAACCGCGGTGGTCGGGGCCATCTATGACCCAACAACCTGCCAGCCCTTCACCGGAAACATCATCCCGCAAAATCGCATCAACTCTGCCGGTCTCAAGTACCTCAACGCCTTCGACGCGCCGACACGTGCCGGCATCCTGAACAACTACTTCGCCGTGCGTAAGGCCATCCAGAACTTCAACGACTTCGACGCACGCCTCGACTACCACGTCACCCAGAGGGATTCGGTCTTCGCCCGTTACAGCTACGGCCAAGACAACCTCGACGTCAACAGCCTCTTTACCAAGCTTCCGGCGGGCTTTGCCTCAGGCGGCAACGTAAACCACCCACGCGGCGGAGCGGCCGGGTATACCCACATCTTTACCTCGAATCTCGTCAACGAATTTCGCTTCGGCTACATCCGCCCGGAGTTCGCCTACGTCAATCCGGACCAGGGCACACCCATCTCAGCCAATCTCGGCATCGTCAACGCGAACCGTACCCCGCTTCTGGGAGGCGGGGCTCTCATCGGCGGCAACAACTCTCAAATCGAGTACACCGGCGACGGCGGACCCTACTCCGTGCCTGAGAAGACCTTCCAATATCTCGACAGCGTCACCTACAACCGTGGCAGACATACCCTGAAAGGCGGTGCTAACGTTATTCGCCGCGAGGTCGACTTCTTTCAGGGGAACGACTCCAAGGGCTACTTCATCCTGGGCGGAGTTAACTTCCCCGGCACAGGACGCTTCACCGGATATGAAGCCTCCGAGGTTCTCGCTGGCTTCTCCGACTATGAGATCGGCGCAGCCAGCACGTTCTTCAAGACCTTCAACTACGAGACCGGCTACTTCGTCCAGGACGATTGGAAGGTGAATCGCAGGCTTACACTTAACCTCGGCGTTCGCTACGATTTTTATACCTACCCCTACGAACAAAACAACAACCAGGCGAACTACGACTTTGCCACCGCGTCCCTCCAGGTTGCAGGCGTCAACGGAAACTCTCGCTCGCTCATCAACACCGACAAGAACAACTTCGCGCCTCGCATCGGCTTTGCCTACGACCTCTACGGCAACGGTAAGACCTCACTCCGCGGCGGCTATGGCATCTTCTACTTCCTCGATCGTGGCGGAGTCGGCAACCAGCTCTCCAACCAGCCCGGCTTCAACGGCATCAGTCAGTACACCGCCACCAACGGCTACCGCATTACCTTCACCGGCCAAAGCCCCACGATTCCTAACAACGCAGCCACCGCAACCGCTGCTCTACCCCTACCTGCCTTTGGACCAGGAGCGATTAGCTCTATCGACCTGTCGAACGCCTCCGTCATCGCCGTGCCAAAGAACAATCAGAACGGTGCGGTTACTCAATACAACCTGCAGATCCAGCAGCAACTCGATCATGCAACCTCGCTCAACATTGCCTACGTCGGCAACAAAACCGATCACCTCATGACCTGGTACAACGCCAACGCGCCGGTCCTCGACGGCACCACGAAGGGCCTCTACCCCAACCGCGGAACCATCACCGAAGGCCTGGCCGGCGGCTCCTCGAAGTACGACGGACTGCAGGTCTACCTTGATCGTCACGTCGGCTCGAGTTTCCTGGCAACGGTCGCTTACACCTGGTCCCACTCCCGCGACAACTCGAATGGCGCCTTCAGTTCTGGTGCCGGTGCAAGCGCTAGCGGACGCATCTTCATCACCCAGCAGGGAGTCGATCTGCCCGCCAACTACGGCAACTCCGACCAGGATCAGCGTAACGTCTTCGTCGCCAGCGCCGTCTACTCGCTCCCCGTCGGCCGTGGCAAGATGTTCGGCTCAAACATGAATCGCGCTCTCGACGAAGCCATCGGCGGCTGGCAGCTCAATACCATCGTCACACTCGATAGCGGCACTCCGATCGACTTCAGCACTAATGGCAGCGGCGGCACCATCGACAACCGTCCGGACTTCATCAGCTTCAGCAAGGTACATCGCCAGCTAGTCGGCGGCTCGACGAACTCCAACAACCGAACCTTCTTCACCGGAGAATTTGCCCTGCCGCCTATCAACTCTTCCGGCATCTTCACTCGTCCGGGCACCCTCCAGCGCAACGCCTTCTCCGGCCCAGGCTACAAGACCGTGGACCTCGGACTCTTCAAAGGATTTCGTATCACCGAACGAGTCAACGCCGAGTTTCGCGCTCAAGCCTACAACCTCTTCAACACGCCGCAGTTTGGCAACCCCGACACCAACATCCACGATGGCGCCAACATCCCCGGATCAACGACCATCTTCACCACCGGTCCAAATACCAGCGGCGCAGACAACGGCTTCGGAAGCATCAACAGCATTCGCCTCAATACCGAACGCCAGCTTGAACTCGCCGCTCACATCAACTTCTAA